A DNA window from Drosophila pseudoobscura strain MV-25-SWS-2005 chromosome 2, UCI_Dpse_MV25, whole genome shotgun sequence contains the following coding sequences:
- the LOC6897207 gene encoding uncharacterized protein, translated as MGFGELLRDNQIGMVYLVGAPIFISLMIVHFYYCWLSVRECRRSRGRKALPSEAREAILQVEVY; from the coding sequence ATGGGATTCGGCGAACTGCTGAGAGATAACCAAATCGGTATGGTGTACTTGGTGGGTGCACCTATCTTCATATCCCTGATGATCGTTCACTTCTACTACTGCTGGCTCAGTGTCCGCGAGTGCCGCCGTTCCAGGGGCCGAAAGGCCCTGCCCTCCGAAGCCCGCGAGGCCATACTCCAAGTGGAGGTCTATTGA
- the hemo gene encoding hemotin, with product MDWSMKSHLLAYYYQCPNISPWCLILFGAIVAVTLVCYSCHCYQFIRDRRRLRSQNRQLPQPLVRLSVSPGCPHIINTKLTHSKNLAEAY from the coding sequence ATGGATTGGTCGATGAAGTCCCACTTATTGGCTTATTATTATCAGTGTCCAAACATAAGCCCGTGGTGTCTAATACTATTTGGCGCGATAGTCGCGGTAACGCTCGTCTGCTACAGCTGCCATTGCTATCAGTTTATTCGCGATCGTCGTCGGCTCCGATCACAAAATCGGCAACTGCCTCAACCCCTTGTACGTCTGTCGGTCAGCCCGGGCTGCCCCCACATCATCAACACCAAGCTGACCCACTCCAAAAATCTCGCTGAGGCTTACTAA